A section of the Clostridium omnivorum genome encodes:
- a CDS encoding vWA domain-containing protein yields the protein MLKENKFDFLRRELLSEVYNFNENENLNEAFNEKFYKLIEMCTFSLMRDSDNFFALFIIQMKREIKLDLSTAIATIPSGTYFTMYFNPMIFLECTLKEMQALIKHEVYHILSLHYIRAGALRRKYSTLAINVAMDISINQYIINLPVWCEKLETARLSFNVDLDEEETMEKYAEEIQYAIDRLSKEKKMEYKINNNSEDNFIKHRHNEEKTHDLWNEKYEQDQIKELIKKTANNAAKGKLPDAVEKMMKELNKKADIGWKEYLKRMLGTLPSGHKKTVTRKSRRQPDRLDLRGKLSRHIAQIIVAIDISGSISDKEIEQIMIEVFSMVKNYPSEITIIECDSEIRRIYKVKDKKDIRQKLETKGSTKFSPVFQYINENNMRNHLLIYFTDGIGERQLAVKPINYSTLWVLTGKGEKLSLEKPFGVIKKLSNVNKIETDFDYAGKEEMKEYRNIEWAK from the coding sequence ATGCTTAAGGAAAATAAATTTGATTTTTTAAGAAGAGAGCTGCTTTCAGAAGTTTATAATTTTAATGAAAATGAAAATTTAAATGAAGCTTTTAATGAGAAATTTTATAAATTAATAGAAATGTGTACTTTTTCACTAATGAGGGATAGTGACAACTTTTTTGCTCTTTTTATAATTCAAATGAAAAGGGAAATAAAACTTGATTTGTCTACTGCAATAGCTACAATCCCCAGCGGAACATATTTCACAATGTATTTTAATCCAATGATTTTTTTAGAGTGCACATTAAAGGAAATGCAAGCTCTTATAAAACATGAAGTTTATCATATTTTAAGCCTTCATTATATTAGGGCAGGTGCATTAAGAAGAAAATATAGTACTCTTGCAATAAATGTTGCTATGGATATTTCTATAAATCAATATATTATTAATTTACCGGTATGGTGTGAAAAATTAGAAACTGCCAGGCTAAGTTTTAATGTTGACTTAGATGAAGAAGAAACAATGGAGAAGTATGCTGAGGAAATTCAGTATGCTATAGATAGACTGAGCAAAGAAAAGAAAATGGAGTATAAAATTAATAATAATTCAGAGGATAATTTTATAAAACATAGGCATAATGAGGAAAAAACTCATGATTTGTGGAATGAAAAGTATGAACAGGATCAAATTAAGGAACTTATTAAGAAAACGGCTAATAATGCAGCCAAAGGTAAGCTTCCAGATGCTGTAGAAAAAATGATGAAAGAACTGAATAAAAAAGCAGATATAGGTTGGAAGGAATACTTAAAAAGGATGCTTGGAACGTTGCCGTCGGGGCACAAAAAAACTGTGACTAGAAAAAGTAGAAGACAGCCAGATAGATTAGATTTAAGAGGAAAATTATCAAGACATATTGCACAAATTATTGTGGCAATAGACATAAGTGGAAGTATATCAGACAAAGAAATTGAACAAATAATGATAGAAGTATTTTCTATGGTGAAAAATTATCCCTCTGAAATTACGATAATAGAGTGTGATAGTGAAATAAGAAGGATATATAAGGTGAAGGATAAGAAAGATATACGGCAAAAACTTGAGACTAAGGGTAGTACAAAATTTTCACCGGTTTTTCAATATATAAATGAAAACAATATGAGGAATCACCTTCTAATCTATTTTACTGATGGAATTGGAGAGAGGCAATTAGCAGTAAAACCAATAAACTATAGTACCTTATGGGTGCTAACAGGTAAAGGGGAAAAATTATCGCTTGAAAAACCCTTTGGTGTTATAAAGAAACTTTCTAATGTAAATAAGATTGAAACAGACTTTGACTATGCAGGTAAAGAAGAAATGAAAGAATATAGGAATATTGAATGGGCAAAATAG
- a CDS encoding AAA family ATPase, translating to MNFEDALLSVELVLDSGAVPLIIGESGIGKTSLIKKLCSKKNYYGITLDGNMLKEGEIGGLPTVDEYSVTLKGREIKRKKTTYAVHTKLLEIDNVLMEQPDRKILLFIDEINRCEHTVQQELMNIILNREINSYILPENVMVIAAMNPSSKYEKYSDSEYQVVDMDPAQEDRFVWLEMEADVKSWIDWGMRISDKNPNDSNIHEDVLLFISSFPELLHTPHSTEMIKATPRSWERVSDSYRVYLKRKNHLPWNIFFNVLKGNVGPSIAQEFYSFVDNNKDPLIKAEEIFENYEISDAIKTRILKESHSRLYIAARNILNYLEKSDPRKDKVDIFSKFLNNYPADLKLGIMKDIKESFSEKLYGEFLENDNFIEGYFSTYIENEG from the coding sequence ATGAATTTTGAAGATGCACTACTTAGTGTAGAATTAGTGCTTGACAGTGGAGCTGTGCCGCTTATAATTGGTGAGAGCGGCATTGGCAAAACTTCGCTTATAAAAAAGTTATGCAGTAAAAAAAATTATTATGGCATTACTTTAGATGGTAACATGCTGAAAGAAGGAGAAATAGGTGGACTTCCTACTGTTGATGAATATAGCGTAACTTTAAAGGGGAGAGAAATAAAAAGAAAGAAAACAACATATGCAGTACACACTAAACTCCTTGAGATTGACAATGTATTGATGGAACAGCCTGATAGGAAGATATTACTATTTATCGACGAAATTAATAGATGTGAACACACTGTTCAGCAGGAACTTATGAATATAATTTTAAACAGAGAAATTAATAGCTATATACTTCCAGAAAATGTAATGGTAATTGCAGCTATGAATCCTTCAAGTAAATATGAAAAGTACAGTGATAGTGAGTACCAGGTAGTTGATATGGACCCAGCTCAGGAAGACAGGTTTGTCTGGCTAGAGATGGAGGCAGACGTAAAGTCTTGGATAGATTGGGGAATGAGAATAAGTGATAAAAATCCAAATGATAGCAATATTCATGAGGATGTACTTCTTTTTATATCAAGCTTTCCAGAATTACTACATACCCCTCATTCAACGGAAATGATTAAGGCTACTCCAAGGAGCTGGGAGAGGGTATCTGACAGTTACAGAGTTTATTTGAAAAGGAAAAATCACTTGCCTTGGAATATTTTCTTTAATGTATTAAAGGGAAATGTAGGACCAAGTATAGCTCAGGAGTTTTATAGCTTTGTAGATAATAATAAAGACCCACTTATTAAAGCTGAAGAAATATTTGAAAACTATGAGATTAGTGATGCGATAAAAACTAGGATACTTAAGGAAAGTCATTCAAGATTATACATTGCTGCAAGAAATATTCTTAATTATTTGGAAAAATCTGATCCAAGAAAGGATAAAGTAGATATTTTTTCAAAGTTTTTAAATAACTATCCTGCTGATTTGAAGCTTGGAATAATGAAGGATATTAAAGAAAGCTTTAGTGAAAAACTATACGGAGAATTTCTTGAGAATGATAACTTTATTGAAGGATATTTTTCAACCTATATTGAAAATGAGGGATAG
- a CDS encoding nucleoside-triphosphatase — protein sequence MYNLLFTNEKGSNLSEELLHDLIEHIDCTIGGYLVKAVKDKSNENIITFDLTSLYDGEEGNIFLEIDDFTGISKLNPSILEVKGVEILRKSFASRELIIMDEIGYFEPKAPQFARDVFRILDSNKVVLGILEAKKCNYINSVIAREDVIILKVTSDNLHQVKEQALQLLKKWDVKIK from the coding sequence ATGTATAATTTATTATTTACTAATGAAAAAGGAAGTAATTTAAGTGAAGAATTACTTCATGATTTAATTGAACATATTGATTGTACAATTGGTGGTTACTTGGTAAAGGCAGTTAAAGATAAATCAAATGAAAATATAATAACTTTTGATTTGACTTCTTTATATGATGGTGAAGAGGGAAATATTTTTTTGGAAATAGATGATTTCACTGGTATTTCAAAGCTTAATCCATCTATTCTAGAAGTTAAAGGTGTAGAAATATTAAGAAAGAGTTTTGCCTCCAGAGAGCTGATAATAATGGATGAAATAGGGTATTTTGAACCAAAGGCACCTCAATTCGCTAGGGATGTATTTAGAATACTTGATAGTAATAAGGTAGTATTAGGTATATTGGAAGCAAAGAAATGTAATTACATAAATAGTGTTATAGCAAGAGAAGATGTTATTATTCTTAAGGTAACTTCTGATAATCTGCATCAGGTTAAAGAACAAGCTCTGCAGCTACTAAAAAAATGGGATGTAAAAATAAAATGA
- a CDS encoding helix-turn-helix domain-containing protein: MLNGQRIREIRLEKGLTCSDVANLSRSCSIQISKSYLEELERGSKLNPSFNVVETIANILSVNLDELRTN; the protein is encoded by the coding sequence ATGCTAAATGGCCAAAGAATAAGAGAAATCAGACTTGAAAAAGGATTAACTTGCTCTGATGTAGCTAATTTATCTAGAAGCTGCTCTATCCAAATATCCAAATCTTATCTAGAAGAATTGGAACGAGGGTCGAAATTGAACCCATCCTTTAATGTAGTGGAAACCATCGCTAATATTCTAAGTGTTAACTTAGATGAATTAAGAACAAATTAA
- a CDS encoding MalY/PatB family protein yields the protein MGGNFDKITKRKNTKSVKWDLKSEDILPMWVADMDFEVAFAIADAIKKRAEHPVYGYTMAGEEYYEAICSWWRKRHNFDIYKEWICYSPGVVPAINMLIKAFTKQGDKVMMGVPVYHPFFEAIKNNGCNLIQSELKYENGSYSMDFHDIEDKMKSENIKLFILCSPHNPVGRVWTKEELTRLGDLCVKYNVLIISDEIHCDLVYKGYKHIPIASICKEYSDITATCVAPSKTFNIAGLQTASVIIANEELRAKFNSVLESNGLMGPNMFGIEATEAAYKYGEPWLDELLIYLQNNLNYLLEYMNEKMPRLRVVVPQGTYLVWVDFSDYGLNSTELHERLLEKGKVWFNEGYIFGDAGKNFERINIACPREVLIEGLHRIEKALEGI from the coding sequence ATGGGGGGGAATTTTGATAAAATAACTAAAAGGAAGAATACAAAATCAGTAAAATGGGATTTAAAGTCTGAGGATATATTGCCTATGTGGGTAGCTGATATGGATTTTGAAGTGGCTTTTGCAATTGCTGATGCTATAAAAAAGAGGGCAGAACATCCGGTATATGGGTATACCATGGCTGGAGAGGAATATTATGAGGCAATATGTTCTTGGTGGAGAAAAAGACACAACTTTGATATATATAAGGAATGGATTTGTTATAGTCCAGGTGTTGTACCAGCTATAAACATGCTTATTAAAGCTTTTACTAAACAGGGTGATAAAGTTATGATGGGAGTTCCTGTTTATCATCCTTTTTTTGAAGCAATAAAAAACAATGGCTGTAATTTAATACAGAGTGAGCTTAAATACGAGAATGGAAGCTATTCTATGGACTTTCATGATATTGAAGATAAAATGAAAAGTGAAAATATAAAATTATTTATACTTTGCAGTCCACATAATCCAGTAGGAAGGGTTTGGACAAAAGAGGAGCTAACAAGACTTGGAGATTTATGTGTAAAGTATAACGTGCTGATAATATCAGATGAAATACATTGCGATTTGGTTTATAAAGGCTATAAACATATACCAATTGCGTCTATTTGCAAAGAATATAGTGATATCACAGCTACTTGCGTTGCTCCAAGTAAAACTTTTAATATAGCAGGACTTCAAACAGCATCAGTGATTATTGCCAATGAAGAGTTGAGGGCTAAATTTAATTCTGTACTTGAAAGTAATGGTTTAATGGGACCAAATATGTTTGGAATTGAAGCTACAGAAGCAGCTTATAAGTATGGAGAACCATGGCTTGATGAACTTCTTATCTACTTACAGAATAATTTAAATTATTTATTAGAATACATGAATGAAAAAATGCCTAGATTAAGGGTAGTAGTGCCTCAAGGAACGTATCTTGTATGGGTGGACTTTAGTGATTATGGATTAAATTCTACTGAACTACATGAAAGATTGCTGGAAAAGGGAAAAGTATGGTTTAATGAAGGTTACATATTTGGAGATGCTGGAAAGAACTTTGAAAGAATAAATATTGCATGCCCAAGAGAAGTTCTAATTGAAGGACTTCATCGAATTGAAAAAGCATTAGAGGGTATTTAG
- the mnmH gene encoding tRNA 2-selenouridine(34) synthase MnmH, protein MFKTIDYKSLEGNYVLIDVRSPGEYNEATIPGAINIPLFTDEERKNIGTVYVNESVEKAKQLGVEAVAKKLPAIFNEVSQLDRHYDKLVFFCARGGMRSGSITSLMISLGVNAFKLSGGYKAYRKVINEELPKLNEGVKYIVLRGKTGTGKTEILSGLKNKGYDVLDLEDAANHRGSLLGNVGLGEGNSQKYFETSIYEMLKNRKSNFVFVEGESKRIGNVIIPGFIYDGMSNGIHVFIDADIDFRSKLIVREYTKEENCKAEIFSCLDKLGKYISQKNIDRYKALVLEGKYEEVTAELMEKYYDPMYMNAINKYEFTVEFKVQDIETVCSEIEVWVKNNILENGEAAVD, encoded by the coding sequence GTGTTTAAAACAATAGATTATAAGTCTCTAGAAGGAAATTATGTCCTTATAGATGTAAGAAGTCCTGGAGAGTACAATGAAGCAACTATACCTGGAGCAATAAATATACCTCTTTTTACTGATGAGGAAAGAAAAAATATTGGTACTGTCTATGTGAATGAAAGCGTGGAAAAAGCAAAGCAATTGGGAGTTGAGGCAGTAGCAAAGAAACTGCCTGCTATTTTCAATGAAGTATCACAGCTTGATAGACATTATGATAAATTAGTTTTCTTTTGCGCCAGGGGAGGTATGAGAAGTGGAAGTATAACTTCGCTTATGATATCTCTTGGTGTTAATGCTTTTAAGCTGAGTGGTGGCTACAAGGCTTATAGAAAAGTTATTAATGAAGAATTGCCTAAGCTCAATGAAGGGGTAAAATATATTGTATTGAGAGGAAAAACGGGAACTGGAAAAACTGAAATATTAAGCGGTCTTAAAAATAAAGGTTATGATGTTCTAGATTTAGAAGATGCAGCAAATCATAGAGGCTCTCTACTTGGTAATGTAGGACTAGGAGAAGGCAATAGTCAAAAGTATTTTGAAACCTCCATTTATGAGATGCTTAAAAATAGAAAAAGTAATTTTGTATTCGTAGAAGGTGAAAGTAAGAGAATAGGGAATGTTATCATTCCTGGGTTTATTTATGATGGTATGTCCAATGGTATTCATGTATTCATTGATGCAGATATAGATTTTAGGTCAAAACTTATCGTAAGAGAATATACCAAAGAAGAAAATTGTAAAGCGGAAATATTCAGCTGTTTGGATAAGTTAGGTAAATATATAAGTCAAAAAAATATTGACAGGTATAAGGCATTAGTTTTAGAAGGTAAATATGAAGAAGTCACTGCTGAGCTTATGGAAAAGTATTATGACCCAATGTATATGAATGCAATAAATAAATATGAATTTACTGTTGAATTTAAAGTACAGGATATTGAAACAGTTTGCAGCGAAATTGAAGTATGGGTAAAAAATAATATTCTAGAAAATGGAGAAGCTGCTGTAGATTAG
- a CDS encoding stage V sporulation T C-terminal domain-containing protein produces the protein MKTISDCNNKSSTTMVLDTGFATERDSRELTMGAVERSEFRRNSNLYTHKYLNSFAETIFKINGHTVCICDTDMFLLEISDIKTYIGKHITNVLFYELKKNKSIYINNTRDEKNFIALTNDENYSEFCEQYIQPISIDDTVIGAIIILTKNSERYDNKHIDDTEIRAAEEQAIKLASITKLI, from the coding sequence ATGAAAACCATAAGCGATTGTAATAATAAGAGCAGCACAACAATGGTACTTGACACTGGTTTTGCTACAGAAAGAGATTCGCGTGAGCTTACAATGGGAGCAGTTGAAAGAAGTGAATTTAGAAGAAATTCAAACCTATACACCCACAAATATCTGAATTCCTTCGCTGAAACGATTTTTAAAATTAATGGACATACAGTTTGTATCTGTGATACTGATATGTTTTTGCTGGAAATAAGTGATATTAAAACTTATATTGGTAAGCATATAACAAATGTACTCTTTTACGAACTTAAAAAAAATAAGTCCATATATATAAATAATACTAGAGATGAAAAAAATTTCATTGCTTTAACTAACGATGAAAATTACAGCGAATTTTGCGAGCAATACATACAGCCAATCTCTATAGATGACACTGTAATAGGCGCAATTATTATATTAACAAAAAATAGTGAAAGATATGATAATAAGCATATAGATGATACTGAAATTAGAGCCGCAGAAGAGCAAGCTATAAAACTAGCATCCATTACTAAATTAATCTAA
- the asnS gene encoding asparagine--tRNA ligase has translation MEKVTVKQLYRESEKFAGKTVLVKGWVRTIRASNAFGFIELNDGTFFKNLQVVFESELENYKDISKLAISSSLSIEGEFALTPEAKQPFELKAKKVVIEGKSDADYPLQKKRHSFEYLRTIAHLRPRGNTFSAVFRVRSLAAYAIHKFFQERGFVYVHTPLITGSDAEGAGEMFRVTTYDLNNPPKDENGKVDFKEDFFGKETSLTVSGQLNGECYALAFRDIYTFGPTFRAENSNTARHAAEFWMIEPEIAFADLLDDMELAEDMVKYVINYVMENAPEEMEFFNKFIDTTLFDRLNNVVSSDFGRVTYTEAVEILEKSGENFEYPVKWGIDLQTEHERYITEKHFNKPVFVTDYPKEIKAFYMRINDDNKTVAAMDLLVPGVGEIIGGSQREERLEVLEARMAELGLKKEDYWWYLELRKYGETKHAGFGLGFERIIMYITGMTNIRDVIPFPRTTGTAEF, from the coding sequence ATGGAAAAAGTTACTGTAAAACAATTGTATAGGGAAAGTGAAAAATTTGCAGGTAAAACTGTATTAGTTAAGGGATGGGTTAGGACTATAAGAGCATCTAATGCATTTGGTTTTATAGAATTAAATGACGGTACCTTTTTTAAAAACCTTCAAGTTGTTTTCGAGTCAGAGCTTGAAAACTATAAGGATATTTCAAAACTAGCTATAAGTTCATCTCTAAGTATTGAAGGAGAATTCGCACTTACACCAGAAGCAAAACAGCCTTTTGAACTTAAGGCTAAAAAGGTTGTAATAGAAGGTAAGTCAGATGCAGACTATCCTCTTCAAAAGAAGAGACACTCTTTTGAATATTTGAGAACTATAGCTCACCTAAGACCAAGAGGAAATACTTTTTCAGCGGTATTTAGAGTGCGTTCATTAGCAGCTTATGCTATTCACAAGTTCTTTCAAGAGAGAGGATTCGTATATGTACACACTCCACTTATAACTGGTAGTGATGCTGAAGGTGCAGGAGAAATGTTTAGAGTTACAACCTATGACCTTAACAACCCACCAAAGGACGAGAATGGAAAAGTAGACTTCAAGGAAGACTTTTTTGGTAAAGAAACAAGCTTAACTGTAAGCGGACAATTAAATGGTGAATGCTATGCTTTAGCTTTTAGGGATATTTATACATTTGGGCCAACATTTAGAGCTGAAAATTCAAATACTGCAAGACATGCTGCTGAGTTCTGGATGATAGAGCCAGAAATAGCTTTTGCTGATTTGCTAGATGATATGGAGCTAGCTGAGGATATGGTTAAGTATGTTATTAACTATGTTATGGAAAATGCTCCAGAGGAAATGGAATTCTTCAACAAATTTATAGATACCACATTATTTGATAGATTAAATAATGTAGTAAGTTCAGATTTTGGAAGAGTAACCTACACAGAAGCAGTAGAAATTCTTGAAAAGTCAGGTGAAAACTTCGAATATCCAGTAAAATGGGGTATTGATCTTCAAACTGAACATGAAAGATATATTACAGAAAAACATTTTAATAAACCAGTATTTGTAACTGATTATCCAAAGGAAATTAAGGCTTTTTATATGAGAATTAATGACGACAACAAAACGGTTGCTGCAATGGATCTTCTTGTTCCTGGTGTTGGTGAAATAATCGGTGGAAGCCAGAGAGAAGAAAGACTTGAAGTTTTAGAAGCAAGAATGGCTGAACTTGGTCTAAAGAAAGAGGATTACTGGTGGTATCTTGAATTAAGAAAATATGGAGAAACTAAGCATGCTGGTTTCGGTCTTGGATTTGAGAGAATTATTATGTATATCACTGGAATGACAAATATAAGAGATGTAATACCATTCCCAAGAACTACTGGTACTGCAGAGTTCTAA
- the htpG gene encoding molecular chaperone HtpG, which yields MFEENGSISIHTENIFPIIKRWLYSDKDIFVRELISNGCDAISKLKRLNSLGEANIPTDTKFEIKVFINKNAGTIKFTDNGIGMTAEEVKKYINQVAFSGAEDFLQKYKEKIDEANDIIGHFGLGFYSAFMVAEKVEIDTLSYVEGSEAVNWVCDGGTEYAIKPSGLSERGTIITLHLDEEGKEFLDYYKLSEIIKKHCAFLPTEIYLIDEAEEKKEENEEKKLPLNDTNPLWMKNPKDCTEEEYKEFYKKVFNDYRDPLFWIHLNVDYPFNLKGILYFPKLEHELNASEGQVKLYNNQVFVADNIKEVIPEFLLLLKGVVDCSDLPLNVSRSFLQRDTNVNKISRHITNKVADKLTDLFKKEREKFNEYWSDIHIFIKYGCMRDEKFYDKVKNIIIFKSTNEDYVTLDQYFENNGIEKDSQNKQVFYASDEKQQAQYIRLFKEQNLEAVILNSAIDTHFISFLEMKEAGVKFSRIDSDLASTLKDEMEKDDTILDSKLENIFKKALNKDSLKIKIEGLKSDEMPALMLLSEQSRRMQEMSAMFGGMDVKNMFPSEETLVLNKNNSLVQSIINLNNENDLSEDHILICEYVYDLAVMSQRPLEGEEMAGFIKRSNTLLSRILVK from the coding sequence ATGTTTGAAGAAAATGGAAGTATATCTATACATACTGAGAATATTTTTCCAATTATAAAAAGGTGGTTGTATTCTGATAAGGATATATTTGTAAGAGAACTTATAAGTAATGGCTGTGATGCTATTAGCAAATTAAAAAGATTAAATTCTTTAGGAGAAGCAAATATTCCAACGGATACTAAATTTGAAATAAAAGTATTTATTAACAAAAATGCTGGTACTATTAAATTCACTGATAATGGAATAGGAATGACGGCTGAAGAAGTTAAAAAGTATATTAACCAAGTGGCTTTTTCAGGAGCAGAGGATTTTTTACAAAAATACAAAGAAAAAATTGATGAAGCTAATGATATTATTGGACATTTTGGTTTAGGCTTTTATTCTGCATTTATGGTTGCAGAAAAAGTTGAAATTGATACTCTTTCCTATGTAGAAGGTTCTGAGGCAGTAAATTGGGTCTGTGATGGAGGAACTGAATATGCAATAAAACCTTCTGGGCTAAGTGAAAGAGGAACAATAATAACACTGCATCTAGATGAGGAAGGTAAGGAATTCCTGGATTACTACAAATTAAGTGAGATAATCAAAAAGCACTGCGCATTTTTACCTACTGAGATATATCTTATAGATGAAGCTGAAGAAAAAAAGGAAGAAAATGAAGAGAAAAAATTACCACTAAATGATACTAACCCATTATGGATGAAAAATCCTAAGGATTGCACTGAGGAAGAATATAAGGAGTTTTATAAGAAAGTTTTTAATGACTATAGAGATCCTTTATTCTGGATACACCTAAATGTTGACTATCCTTTTAACCTAAAGGGAATACTTTATTTCCCAAAGCTTGAGCACGAACTCAATGCCTCAGAAGGACAAGTAAAACTCTATAATAACCAAGTTTTTGTAGCTGATAATATTAAAGAAGTTATACCAGAATTTTTGTTGCTCCTAAAAGGTGTGGTGGATTGTTCAGACTTACCTCTTAATGTTTCAAGAAGTTTTTTACAAAGGGATACAAATGTTAATAAGATATCTAGACATATTACAAATAAGGTAGCTGACAAGCTTACTGATCTCTTTAAAAAAGAGAGAGAAAAATTCAATGAATATTGGAGCGATATTCATATCTTCATTAAGTATGGCTGCATGAGAGACGAAAAGTTTTACGACAAAGTAAAAAATATTATAATCTTTAAATCAACAAATGAAGATTATGTTACTTTGGATCAGTATTTTGAAAACAATGGTATAGAAAAAGATTCTCAAAACAAGCAAGTATTTTATGCTTCTGATGAGAAGCAGCAAGCTCAATATATTAGATTGTTTAAAGAACAAAATTTAGAAGCAGTAATCTTGAATTCTGCCATCGATACTCATTTTATAAGCTTTTTGGAAATGAAAGAGGCAGGGGTAAAGTTTAGCAGGATAGATTCTGATTTAGCTAGTACATTGAAGGACGAAATGGAAAAAGATGATACTATTCTTGATTCAAAATTAGAAAATATATTTAAAAAAGCATTAAACAAGGATAGCTTAAAGATAAAAATAGAGGGCTTGAAATCAGATGAAATGCCTGCCCTTATGCTTCTGTCAGAGCAATCAAGAAGAATGCAGGAAATGAGCGCCATGTTTGGTGGTATGGATGTAAAAAATATGTTCCCAAGTGAAGAAACTTTGGTTTTAAATAAAAATAATAGTTTAGTTCAATCAATTATAAATCTAAATAATGAAAATGATTTAAGTGAAGATCATATACTAATCTGCGAATATGTTTATGATTTAGCAGTTATGAGCCAAAGACCTCTAGAGGGGGAAGAGATGGCAGGTTTTATAAAGAGAAGCAATACACTTTTAAGCCGTATTCTAGTAAAGTAA